The Anastrepha ludens isolate Willacy chromosome 2, idAnaLude1.1, whole genome shotgun sequence genome contains a region encoding:
- the LOC128855541 gene encoding uncharacterized protein LOC128855541 yields the protein MTFNLKSILIICAALFGLSTAQTAFATENSAHSQVQFYKDFLLKVHDEEKFESCLIFGVIQRSEILATLLQIVIEDLQKPILLQNSNSTYKIANVFNNDVLVIAQIEDTETDLQALADSLDHMRQKRIIFICATLETAAMTKEFLLNLFHDCEAKKMLNVLAIFGDFPTTQSFHSYSIFPAFQLEQKTFNENSVRIFPHRMRNLLGYSLRTLPDLIFPNTFAFEQDGHVQVGGFMQKLLAIFAESINATLLFPLPVRVNEFRVPQELLSLLRNDSLDIPTTHIYLEGETQFEEASYPYDIGELCVMAPILWYHSFSSFIEVYFSATYIATSVLVYCAMMGLFYLSQRLQKIRVSGSTLRKRKRQTTVDVKPAANLRPLVTFRILVFLTMLWSSCVLTSFLANLNSFLTKPARMPSLRSWNDFENIGQKLMTSTDAYKYILSLCDESCKNMEKSLVFSESFLDVRNHVQNLNTKYAYFIRSLLWQYTALKMKRLNWPIFYYTELCLRRPIFDCFPLHSNSVFKDALNLFLLRFLDHGLRSYWLDATYMELIRLKQFDGRTISQQLERPLDMDYMSFVWPILGCAWLLAAVTFACELVIGHWSAVIRKRNN from the coding sequence ATGACGTTCAATCTAAAAtcgattttaattatttgtgctGCTTTATTTGGTCTAAGCACAGCGCAAACGGCATTTGCTACCGAAAATAGTGCGCACAGCCAAGTGCAATTCTACAAAGATTTTCTATTGAAAGTGCACGACGAAGAAAAGTTCGAGAGCTGCCTGATTTTCGGAGTTATTCAAAGAAGTGAAATTCTAGCGACGCTGCTCCAAATCGTCATCGAGGATTTACAAAAACCCATCTTATTGCAAAACTCGAATTCAACATACAAAATCGCAAATGTGTTTAACAACGACGTGCTCGTCATCGCGCAGATCGAGGACACCGAAACGGATTTGCAAGCGCTGGCCGACAGCCTGGATCACATGCGACAGAAGCGTATAATTTTCATTTGCGCTACACTTGAAACGGCTGCAATGACCAAAGAATTCTTGCTAAATCTCTTTCATGATTGTGAAGCGAAAAAGATGCTTAATGTTTTGGCTATTTTTGGTGATTTTCCGACAACGCAATCCTTTCACAGCTACAGCATCTTCCCCGCCTTTCAACTGGAGCAAAAAACGTTTAACGAAAACAGTGTGCGAATATTTCCCCATCGCATGCGAAACCTACTTGGATATAGTCTACGCACTCTACCCGATCTGATATTCCCGAATACCTTTGCGTTCGAGCAGGATGGTCATGTGCAGGTTGGCGGTTTTATGCAAAAGCTCTTGGCCATATTTGCGGAAAGCATAAACGCTACGCTGTTGTTTCCGCTGCCTGTGCGTGTGAATGAATTTCGTGTCCCACAAGAATTACTCAGTCTTTTACGCAACGATAGTTTGGATATACCGACTACACACATATATTTGGAAGGCGAAACGCAGTTCGAAGAGGCATCTTATCCTTACGATATCGGAGAACTTTGCGTTATGGCGCCAATTTTGTGGTACCACTCCTTTTCAAGTTTTATCGAAGTCTACTTTAGTGCTACATATATTGCGACGAGTGTGCTGGTCTACTGTGCCATGATGGGTTTATTCTACTTGAGTCAACGGTTGCAAAAAATACGCGTAAGTGGCTCCACTCTTCGTAAAAGGAAACGGCAAACCACTGTTGATGTGAAGCCGGCGGCTAATTTGCGTCCTTTGGTTACTTTTCGAATTTTGGTCTTTCTGACAATGCTTTGGTCTTCATGCGTTCTGACTAGTTTCTTGGcgaatttaaatagttttttaaccAAACCAGCCAGAATGCCCAGCTTAAGGAGTTGGAATGATTTTGAGAATATTGGCCAGAAGCTTATGACTTCTACTGATGCTTATAAGTATATTTTGTCGTTGTGTGATGAGTCGTgcaaaaatatggaaaagtCTCTGGTATTTTCCGAGTCCTTTCTGGATGTTCGCAACCACGTTCAAAATCTCAATACCAAATATGCCTATTTTATACGATCACTTTTGTGGCAATATACCGCTTTGAAAATGAAGAGGTTGAATTGGCCCATTTTCTATTACACCGAGTTGTGCTTGAGAAGGCCGATTTTTGACTGCTTTCCACTGCATTCGAACTCAGTTTTTAAAGATGCACTGAATTTGTTTCTTCTGAGGTTCCTGGATCATGGTTTGCGCAGTTATTGGCTCGATGCAACTTATATGGAACTCATAAGACTGAAGCAGTTTGATGGCCGCACTATAAGTCAACAGCTGGAACGGCCGCTGGATATGGATTATATGTCATTTGTGTGGCCAATATTGGGTTGCGCTTGGTTGCTGGCTGCTGTTACGTTCGCTTGTGAGTTAGTCATTGGGCATTGGTCGGCAGTGATTCGAAAGCGaaacaattga